Proteins from one Ketobacter alkanivorans genomic window:
- a CDS encoding 2OG-Fe(II) oxygenase gives MTNILNLEALQNASLNSQPYPYFTVERSISDAAVKAVIADFPKIHDGGSYNLDDVKIGPEFDKFLKSLDTPEFRRILCDKFEVDIMDLPMMITLRGHSRKKDGRIHTDSKTKVLTILIYLNEEWSAPTGKLRVLRSADDMEDYADEIVPGPGTLMAFKVTDHGWHGYPSFEGKRQSIQINFLTSEAANSKHKFFHGLSAKLKKWRRGSQEDY, from the coding sequence ATGACCAACATTCTCAACCTCGAAGCTCTGCAAAACGCCAGCCTCAACAGCCAGCCGTATCCTTACTTCACCGTGGAAAGATCCATTTCCGATGCCGCCGTGAAAGCCGTTATCGCCGATTTCCCAAAAATACACGATGGCGGCAGTTACAATCTTGATGACGTCAAGATCGGCCCAGAATTCGACAAATTCCTCAAATCACTGGATACCCCGGAGTTCCGCCGCATACTGTGCGACAAGTTCGAGGTGGACATCATGGATCTGCCGATGATGATCACCCTGCGGGGCCATTCCCGCAAAAAAGACGGCCGCATCCACACCGACTCCAAAACCAAGGTGCTCACCATCCTCATCTATCTAAATGAGGAATGGAGTGCCCCCACCGGTAAATTACGAGTGCTGCGCAGCGCCGATGACATGGAAGATTACGCCGACGAGATCGTCCCCGGCCCCGGCACCCTCATGGCCTTCAAAGTCACCGATCACGGCTGGCACGGCTACCCTTCCTTCGAAGGCAAACGCCAGTCCATTCAAATCAACTTCCTCACCAGCGAAGCCGCCAACAGCAAGCACAAGTTCTTTCACGGCTTGAGCGCCAAGCTGAAGAAATGGCGCAGGGGCAGCCAGGAAGACTACTAA
- a CDS encoding DUF805 domain-containing protein translates to MQALVQSCLSGRMNRVNYVAVTVVALYLLPLLLGALFLGLGLPIYMGFGSGGKSLISLMGFWYLQIPIFAWATLLRVQDLGWPRWAAALLWLPLVNFVIWFWPGQAGSNRWGEQPASAGWPGRVICFGAPLWVMLSYGVVLLVLVRIH, encoded by the coding sequence ATGCAGGCTCTTGTGCAGAGTTGCCTTAGCGGGCGGATGAATCGGGTCAATTATGTGGCGGTGACGGTGGTTGCCCTGTATCTGTTGCCGTTATTGCTGGGGGCGTTGTTTTTGGGTCTGGGGTTGCCGATCTATATGGGGTTTGGTTCCGGTGGCAAAAGTTTGATCAGTTTGATGGGCTTTTGGTATCTCCAGATTCCGATATTTGCCTGGGCTACGCTGCTGCGGGTGCAGGATCTGGGCTGGCCGCGATGGGCTGCGGCCTTGTTGTGGCTGCCCTTGGTTAATTTTGTGATCTGGTTCTGGCCGGGGCAGGCGGGATCAAACCGGTGGGGAGAGCAACCCGCCAGTGCAGGTTGGCCCGGGCGAGTGATCTGTTTTGGCGCGCCACTGTGGGTGATGCTGTCTTATGGGGTGGTGTTGCTGGTGTTAGTGCGGATTCATTAG
- a CDS encoding calcium/sodium antiporter produces MCQDAETPSAGVNAYVSKVASMLNVLFLFVGIVLLTCGGEALIRGSLAAANRLGVSPLLSGLVIVGFGTSAPELVVSVNAALEGRPDIAIGNVVGSNISNILLILGVCAVITPMAVKPLVLKRDAATVVLASILFPVLVGGSALGRADAAIFLVALIAYLIWAYWSERFHDAPSGELHQAEAGEISAAPDSTLWIVVAVVFGLVLLVGGSQVLLMGAIGIAEYLDVPEAVIGLTLVAVGTSLPELSISVIAAIRRHADVAIGNILGSNIFNLLGILGVSSLLQPLPVHARILQFDQWVMLGTSLLLLLFLCTGNRLTRLEGGMLLGGYGMYVWLSFTVFNS; encoded by the coding sequence TTGTGTCAGGATGCTGAGACACCTTCTGCAGGTGTTAACGCTTATGTTTCTAAGGTCGCAAGTATGTTAAATGTTCTATTTCTATTCGTAGGTATAGTCTTGCTTACCTGTGGTGGTGAAGCATTGATTCGTGGCTCGCTAGCTGCTGCAAACCGTCTGGGTGTGTCACCTTTGTTAAGCGGCTTGGTTATCGTGGGCTTTGGCACTTCGGCTCCGGAGTTGGTGGTTTCTGTTAATGCTGCACTAGAGGGGCGGCCAGATATAGCTATTGGCAATGTCGTCGGTAGCAATATCAGTAATATTCTGTTGATTCTGGGTGTTTGCGCGGTGATTACGCCAATGGCAGTCAAACCGCTGGTATTAAAACGAGATGCTGCCACGGTGGTGCTTGCAAGCATTCTGTTTCCAGTTTTGGTTGGGGGAAGTGCCCTCGGGCGTGCCGATGCGGCGATCTTTCTTGTTGCCTTAATAGCGTACTTGATTTGGGCTTATTGGAGTGAGCGTTTCCATGATGCGCCGTCCGGTGAGCTGCACCAAGCGGAAGCAGGCGAAATTTCTGCTGCGCCGGATTCGACATTATGGATTGTGGTTGCCGTAGTTTTTGGTTTGGTGCTGTTGGTTGGTGGATCACAAGTTCTGTTGATGGGGGCAATTGGCATTGCAGAATATCTTGATGTGCCAGAGGCCGTCATTGGCCTGACACTGGTGGCGGTGGGTACATCGCTTCCTGAATTATCTATATCGGTGATTGCTGCCATTCGACGGCACGCTGATGTCGCGATTGGAAATATACTTGGAAGTAATATTTTCAATTTGCTTGGCATTCTGGGGGTGTCGTCACTTCTTCAGCCACTTCCGGTTCATGCAAGAATCCTGCAGTTTGATCAATGGGTAATGCTCGGAACGTCTTTGCTCTTGCTGTTGTTTCTGTGCACGGGAAATCGCCTGACCCGGCTTGAGGGCGGGATGCTGTTGGGTGGCTACGGTATGTATGTTTGGTTGAGTTTTACGGTATTCAATAGCTAG
- a CDS encoding LysR family transcriptional regulator, with product MNNRLHAHIGTLRQLEILLAVYEAGSITAASETLHLTQPTVSMQLKKLADGIDTPLYHTVGRRLIFTDSGLALIHTAREVMNSFQRLDMKLADLRGMKAGTLKLAVVTTSKYFIPHLLGPFCKRHPNVDIQFKVGNRQQIIDRLYEGSDDFYVFSHPPADSRFETLDFLPNPLVAISASKHRLSRKKNINLTELFAEKLLMREAGSGTRYAIEEFLKGEKVQLRSNMTIESNEAIKHAVMSELGVSILSAHTLAFGGKSGLAVLNVKQLPIETNWYFVWLKDKPQSLIAETFFNYVESEGRSNLLIELKRLGFS from the coding sequence ATGAATAATCGACTACACGCCCATATCGGCACCCTGCGCCAACTGGAAATCCTACTGGCCGTGTACGAAGCAGGCAGCATCACCGCCGCCTCAGAAACACTTCACCTCACTCAACCCACGGTATCCATGCAGCTGAAAAAGCTGGCCGACGGCATCGACACCCCCCTCTACCACACCGTCGGGCGCCGCCTGATTTTTACCGACTCTGGATTGGCGCTGATACACACCGCCCGCGAGGTCATGAACAGCTTCCAACGGCTGGACATGAAACTGGCGGACTTGCGCGGCATGAAAGCTGGAACGCTCAAACTGGCGGTGGTCACCACCTCCAAATACTTCATCCCCCACCTGCTGGGCCCGTTCTGTAAACGCCACCCCAACGTCGACATCCAGTTCAAAGTAGGCAACCGCCAACAAATCATCGATCGCCTCTACGAAGGCAGCGACGACTTCTACGTATTCAGCCACCCCCCGGCAGACAGCCGCTTCGAGACCCTGGACTTTCTACCCAATCCACTGGTTGCCATCAGCGCCAGCAAGCATCGACTGAGCCGCAAAAAAAACATCAATCTCACCGAACTCTTTGCCGAAAAACTGCTGATGCGAGAAGCCGGGTCAGGCACCCGCTATGCCATTGAAGAATTTTTAAAAGGCGAGAAAGTACAACTGCGCTCCAACATGACCATCGAAAGCAACGAAGCCATCAAACACGCCGTCATGTCCGAGCTGGGAGTGTCCATTCTCTCGGCTCACACCCTCGCCTTCGGCGGCAAAAGCGGGCTGGCGGTATTAAACGTAAAACAGCTGCCCATCGAAACCAACTGGTACTTCGTGTGGCTGAAAGACAAACCCCAATCGCTGATCGCAGAAACCTTTTTCAACTACGTGGAATCCGAAGGCCGCAGCAACCTGCTTATCGAACTGAAGCGACTGGGCTTTTCGTGA
- a CDS encoding sodium-dependent bicarbonate transport family permease → MTLDIVVAFFVLGAVGRLLKADLVFPAGLHQSLTVFLMLAIGLKGGEALAQHGSAELLLQGVGVVLMGVVLTLLAFPLLRWFGEFSRLDAASIAAHYGSVSVGTYAVAVAFLETRGIEYEAYFPLFVALLEVPAIVVGILLAKGSAESFRWRPVLAEISRSQGLFLMVGGLLVGALAADQVGAIGPLFKDLFKGVLALFLLDMGVLAASRFADLKTHGAFVVAFGVAVPLLGAALGGVLGGVMQLSAGGVVMLAVLGASSSYIAVPAAMRSALPDANHGLAITASLGVTFPFNVMIGIPLYCAFILWFMS, encoded by the coding sequence ATGACGCTGGACATTGTGGTAGCGTTTTTTGTTCTGGGTGCGGTGGGCCGTCTGCTAAAGGCGGATCTGGTGTTCCCGGCCGGGTTGCACCAATCGCTGACGGTGTTTTTGATGTTGGCGATTGGTTTGAAAGGCGGTGAGGCCCTGGCCCAGCACGGCTCAGCCGAGTTGTTGCTGCAGGGCGTTGGGGTCGTGCTGATGGGGGTTGTTCTCACCCTGCTGGCGTTCCCGTTGCTGCGTTGGTTTGGTGAGTTTTCGCGCTTGGATGCGGCGTCCATCGCGGCCCATTACGGGTCTGTCAGTGTGGGCACTTATGCGGTTGCGGTGGCGTTTCTGGAGACGAGGGGGATTGAGTATGAAGCCTACTTCCCCTTGTTCGTGGCGTTGCTGGAGGTGCCTGCCATTGTGGTCGGGATATTGTTGGCAAAAGGTTCCGCCGAGAGCTTTCGTTGGCGGCCGGTTCTGGCCGAGATCTCACGCAGTCAGGGGTTGTTTTTGATGGTGGGCGGCTTGCTGGTGGGCGCGCTGGCGGCGGATCAGGTGGGCGCCATCGGGCCATTGTTCAAAGATCTATTCAAGGGTGTGCTGGCGTTGTTTCTGCTGGATATGGGTGTGTTGGCTGCAAGCCGATTCGCTGATCTGAAAACCCACGGTGCGTTTGTGGTGGCGTTCGGCGTGGCCGTGCCGCTGCTGGGTGCGGCTTTGGGCGGTGTGCTGGGGGGTGTTATGCAGTTGTCGGCCGGTGGTGTGGTGATGCTGGCGGTGCTGGGTGCTAGTTCTTCTTACATCGCGGTGCCTGCTGCCATGCGCTCGGCCTTGCCCGATGCCAATCATGGCCTGGCCATCACGGCATCTCTGGGTGTCACCTTTCCGTTTAATGTGATGATCGGCATACCTTTATACTGTGCCTTCATCCTTTGGTTTATGTCTTAA
- the purE gene encoding 5-(carboxyamino)imidazole ribonucleotide mutase: MSNPIVSIIMGSRSDWPTLQEAAQVLDGLEVAYETRVVSAHRTPKRLYRFAEEAPERGIRLIIAGAGGAAHLPGMVAAMTWLPVVAVPVSSKQLNGLDSLLSIVQMPRGVAVATQAIGGAGAYNAGVLAAQILSLQDAALQARFQHWRSELSAAVSEDVE, from the coding sequence ATGTCTAATCCAATTGTCAGTATCATTATGGGCTCTCGTTCCGACTGGCCTACCTTGCAAGAAGCAGCTCAGGTGCTTGATGGGCTGGAGGTCGCCTATGAAACTCGGGTGGTGTCGGCCCATCGCACACCCAAGCGTTTGTATCGTTTTGCGGAGGAGGCACCGGAAAGAGGGATTCGTCTGATCATCGCGGGGGCCGGGGGCGCGGCCCATTTGCCGGGAATGGTGGCCGCCATGACCTGGTTGCCGGTGGTTGCTGTGCCGGTATCCAGTAAGCAGCTCAACGGCCTGGACAGTCTGCTTTCCATTGTGCAGATGCCCCGTGGTGTGGCGGTGGCCACGCAGGCGATCGGTGGTGCCGGGGCCTACAATGCGGGCGTGCTGGCTGCTCAGATATTGTCGTTGCAGGATGCGGCGTTGCAGGCGCGTTTCCAGCACTGGCGCAGTGAATTGTCTGCGGCGGTTTCGGAGGACGTGGAGTAA
- a CDS encoding 5-(carboxyamino)imidazole ribonucleotide synthase: MQGAHVDHIAIIGCGQLARMMALEGLPLGISFSFVAQAEESTRAVAGLGAVCEWAPGMDSAALYAALGRPDVVTVEKEQVDTGMLRGLEAFCQVLPNGEALYQCQNRLRQKALLEAVGLPCTPYMPLAVEQDLRLAVQRFGLPLVIKHTEHGYDGKSQWLLRSDEDCDQWVAKYMVARDVSGCWLVERCMPFDRELSFLAVRGRDGSVRFYPPTQNQHRHSVLISSLAPAPDISEALRTEGQDGLGRLLSATDYVGVMAMECFDVGGQLWVNELAPRVHNSGHWTQRASLTSQFENHLRAIAGWPLGSTELEGGAAMLNLLGVPLDQAAMLRDGGCLNWYNKEVRPGRKVGHINIHDSNPQAAHARLSRLQEAIYGSI; the protein is encoded by the coding sequence ATGCAGGGGGCTCATGTAGATCATATCGCTATAATCGGGTGTGGTCAGTTGGCGCGGATGATGGCGCTGGAGGGATTGCCTTTGGGTATCTCGTTCAGCTTCGTGGCTCAGGCTGAAGAATCCACTCGGGCCGTGGCTGGGTTGGGAGCAGTGTGTGAGTGGGCGCCTGGTATGGACAGCGCTGCGCTCTACGCTGCATTGGGTCGGCCGGATGTGGTGACGGTGGAAAAGGAGCAAGTGGACACCGGGATGCTGCGTGGGCTTGAGGCATTTTGTCAGGTGCTTCCGAATGGAGAAGCGCTGTATCAGTGTCAGAACCGGCTGCGGCAGAAGGCGTTGCTGGAGGCGGTGGGGCTGCCTTGCACACCCTATATGCCGTTGGCTGTAGAGCAGGATTTGCGCCTGGCCGTGCAGCGCTTTGGTTTGCCCTTGGTCATCAAGCACACTGAGCACGGCTATGATGGCAAGAGCCAGTGGCTGTTGCGCAGTGATGAAGACTGTGATCAGTGGGTGGCTAAATATATGGTTGCCAGGGATGTTTCAGGCTGCTGGCTGGTGGAGCGCTGTATGCCTTTTGATCGTGAGCTATCGTTTCTTGCGGTGCGAGGCCGTGATGGCAGCGTTCGATTCTACCCGCCCACCCAGAACCAGCACCGTCATTCCGTGTTGATCAGCTCGCTGGCACCGGCGCCGGACATTTCGGAGGCGTTGCGCACGGAAGGGCAAGATGGCTTGGGGCGCTTGCTGTCGGCCACTGATTATGTGGGTGTGATGGCTATGGAGTGTTTTGATGTGGGGGGGCAGCTGTGGGTGAACGAGCTGGCTCCGCGTGTACATAACAGTGGTCACTGGACTCAGCGGGCATCGCTTACATCGCAGTTTGAAAATCACCTGCGTGCCATTGCAGGCTGGCCTTTGGGCAGCACTGAGCTGGAGGGTGGCGCGGCCATGCTGAACCTGCTGGGGGTGCCGCTGGATCAAGCTGCCATGCTCCGCGATGGCGGGTGTCTCAATTGGTACAATAAGGAGGTTCGGCCCGGTCGCAAGGTAGGCCATATCAACATTCACGACAGTAACCCTCAGGCCGCACATGCACGACTTTCACGGTTGCAGGAAGCCATTTACGGATCAATTTGA
- a CDS encoding Na/Pi symporter yields the protein MSKETAMAATPHVSGSHPVALAQGPGWINWIKIAGLVYLLLISVSLIGDGFKLAAGEHAKELFAFASNPIAGLVVGTVATALIQSSSTVTSIIVGLVAGGMPVAIAIPMVMGANIGTTITNTIVSLGHVRRGDEFRRAFSAATIHDFFNVMCVVIFLPIEIMFGVLEKAGAWLSGLLVGTESMSMKGMNFIKPIVKPPIKFIEGSLGGFPDGVSGTLMVLLGVMAIFVVITLIGKLLKALMVGRAKDILHSAVGRGPVSGVASGTIVTVLVQSSSTTTSLVVPLAGSGVFSLRQVYPFTLGANIGTCITALLAATAVTGEYAVFAVQIALVHLLYNVMGVLVIYGIPFLRELPIKGAEKIADIAVKNKLVALAYITCVFFVIPLLLIGVSNLLTA from the coding sequence ATGTCAAAGGAAACGGCTATGGCCGCTACACCCCATGTTTCAGGCAGTCACCCAGTGGCGTTGGCCCAAGGGCCCGGCTGGATCAACTGGATCAAGATTGCGGGGCTGGTTTATCTGCTTCTTATCTCGGTATCGCTTATCGGCGACGGTTTTAAGCTTGCCGCCGGTGAGCATGCCAAGGAACTGTTCGCGTTTGCCAGCAACCCCATTGCCGGGTTGGTGGTGGGTACGGTGGCCACCGCCCTGATTCAGTCCTCAAGTACTGTTACGTCCATCATTGTCGGCCTGGTTGCAGGTGGTATGCCGGTAGCCATTGCTATTCCCATGGTGATGGGAGCCAATATCGGCACCACCATCACCAACACCATCGTCAGCCTGGGCCATGTGCGCCGTGGTGATGAGTTTCGCCGGGCCTTTTCTGCCGCCACAATCCACGATTTCTTCAATGTAATGTGTGTCGTGATATTCCTTCCCATCGAAATCATGTTCGGGGTGTTAGAGAAAGCCGGGGCATGGCTGTCGGGTTTGTTGGTGGGCACAGAATCCATGTCCATGAAGGGAATGAATTTTATCAAACCCATCGTTAAGCCCCCAATCAAGTTTATTGAAGGCAGTTTGGGTGGGTTTCCTGACGGGGTGTCGGGTACCCTGATGGTGCTGTTGGGCGTGATGGCGATTTTTGTCGTGATCACATTGATCGGTAAGTTATTGAAAGCGCTGATGGTTGGGCGCGCTAAGGATATTCTGCACTCTGCTGTGGGCCGTGGCCCAGTGTCGGGTGTTGCATCCGGCACCATCGTTACCGTATTGGTGCAGTCCAGCTCCACCACCACCAGCCTCGTGGTGCCGCTTGCGGGCAGTGGCGTGTTCTCGTTACGTCAGGTGTATCCGTTTACCTTAGGCGCCAACATTGGCACCTGTATTACTGCGTTGTTGGCGGCCACCGCGGTGACCGGTGAATACGCTGTTTTTGCTGTGCAAATCGCACTGGTGCATTTGCTCTACAATGTAATGGGTGTGTTGGTTATTTACGGCATTCCCTTTTTGCGGGAGCTGCCCATAAAAGGTGCGGAAAAAATTGCAGATATTGCTGTCAAAAACAAGTTGGTGGCGTTGGCCTACATTACCTGTGTGTTTTTTGTCATTCCGCTTTTGTTAATTGGGGTCAGTAATTTATTGACCGCCTGA
- a CDS encoding PEP-CTERM sorting domain-containing protein, with translation MKITYRALSAALLLGAAGVAHSAIIIDNNTGGLYNNGIGDLSLYYDASQFPGPNSSEGDPTANPLAEPTFFTPEFGADWLNGDYTGGTWASSLNIPNNWAVNSEVAIVYDFDLLELTDIHIDFGVDNGIYVWLDGTYVFGAMAPGGASINEYDLDLTALSAGSHSLQILLEDHGGATGYQIAVDAVTSTAVVPVPEPGSMALIGLGLLGLMGSRRLRR, from the coding sequence ATGAAAATCACATACCGCGCATTGTCTGCAGCCCTGTTGTTGGGTGCGGCGGGCGTAGCGCATTCTGCAATCATCATCGACAACAATACCGGCGGACTCTACAACAACGGTATTGGCGATTTATCTCTTTATTACGATGCCAGTCAATTCCCCGGGCCAAACAGCAGCGAGGGTGATCCAACGGCAAATCCGCTGGCGGAACCAACGTTCTTTACTCCTGAGTTCGGTGCGGATTGGCTCAATGGCGATTACACCGGAGGAACCTGGGCAAGTTCACTCAATATTCCTAATAACTGGGCAGTGAACAGCGAAGTGGCCATTGTTTATGACTTCGATTTACTGGAGTTGACGGATATTCACATCGATTTTGGTGTGGATAACGGCATATACGTGTGGCTGGATGGCACGTACGTATTTGGTGCAATGGCCCCTGGTGGAGCCAGCATCAATGAGTACGATCTGGATCTGACTGCATTGTCGGCGGGCAGTCATAGCCTGCAGATACTGTTGGAGGATCACGGCGGGGCTACCGGTTATCAGATCGCGGTGGACGCGGTTACCAGTACGGCCGTTGTGCCAGTGCCTGAGCCGGGCTCAATGGCATTGATTGGTCTGGGCCTGTTGGGGTTGATGGGCTCGCGCCGCCTGCGCCGCTGA
- a CDS encoding autotransporter domain-containing protein yields the protein MNSRIAPFAVLTLAAAIASEVQAEVVAVADTFSGVINQSQSFSVASILQNDRLNEVMGQFGQVFVEINQYSNDFYDSNGQPADPFDESQTEDFVIVSVCVDDLANGSATLNESGNFVYTPDEDYLGTDSMYYVLEEYVVDSEGEGGISRISSDGATIEITTSEQAASANPLVSGRNRQRVASALTSLCSGDNAISSNLQARCDELNDAANTNPSALQGMISQITPDEILSLRRLTSDVSRQHTDLVYRQQINRRRKHAAPEITLNEGEFSLLNVTGGNAGEGISPWSGFASVQYDETDFGGDDLEDPYDTETSSITLGSDYRLNQSWILGLALAWSEQDVTYNETAGTLDASLYNLIGYASYMGAFINVDLQLSYLQADQDITRNIQYSGFDTATNANTDTQVASISTQLDWNWSKNSWNLRPYLRLDYLRAQIDGFRETGGMGWAVEAGDQDMAQWNTGLGLDTSYAFSCSWGVLVPSLNLSANSQSSKDYRPVEFHFIDDGSGAGDFTLLTEGEDSLFYQYEVSAVAVMAGGASAYFSYRGTAEFDDIESNQISLGGRYEF from the coding sequence ATGAATTCAAGGATTGCACCTTTTGCGGTGCTAACACTTGCCGCTGCAATTGCCAGTGAAGTACAGGCTGAGGTTGTGGCTGTCGCCGACACATTCAGCGGCGTCATCAACCAAAGCCAGTCTTTCAGTGTCGCCAGCATCCTGCAAAATGACAGATTAAACGAGGTTATGGGTCAATTTGGCCAGGTGTTCGTCGAGATCAACCAATACAGCAACGATTTCTACGATTCCAACGGCCAGCCAGCAGATCCCTTCGATGAATCACAAACAGAAGACTTCGTGATTGTAAGTGTGTGCGTCGACGATCTTGCCAATGGCAGCGCCACATTGAACGAAAGTGGAAATTTCGTCTACACCCCGGATGAAGACTATCTTGGCACCGACAGCATGTACTACGTGCTTGAGGAGTATGTTGTCGATTCGGAAGGCGAAGGTGGCATATCACGCATATCAAGCGACGGTGCCACTATCGAGATCACAACATCAGAACAAGCCGCATCAGCCAACCCCTTGGTATCCGGCCGTAACCGTCAACGGGTTGCATCGGCGCTCACTAGCCTGTGCAGTGGCGACAACGCCATCAGCAGCAATCTGCAAGCCCGTTGCGATGAACTGAACGACGCTGCCAACACCAACCCCAGCGCGCTTCAGGGCATGATCAGCCAGATCACCCCAGACGAAATATTATCCCTGCGCCGCCTGACTTCCGATGTCAGTCGCCAGCACACCGACCTTGTGTATCGCCAGCAAATTAATCGCCGACGCAAACACGCCGCACCGGAAATCACCCTGAACGAGGGCGAATTCAGTCTGCTCAATGTCACCGGTGGCAACGCCGGCGAAGGCATCAGCCCCTGGAGTGGATTCGCATCAGTACAGTACGACGAAACGGACTTCGGTGGCGATGACCTGGAAGATCCTTACGACACCGAAACCAGCAGCATCACACTGGGTAGCGACTACCGCCTCAATCAAAGCTGGATTCTGGGGTTGGCACTGGCCTGGAGCGAGCAGGACGTAACCTATAACGAAACAGCTGGTACTCTGGATGCCAGCCTGTATAACCTGATCGGTTACGCATCCTATATGGGCGCGTTCATCAACGTGGATTTGCAGTTGAGCTACCTGCAGGCAGATCAGGACATCACCCGCAATATTCAATACAGCGGATTCGACACAGCAACCAACGCCAACACCGACACCCAGGTCGCCAGCATCAGCACGCAACTGGATTGGAACTGGTCGAAAAACAGTTGGAACCTGCGCCCCTATCTGCGCCTGGATTACCTGCGTGCCCAGATCGATGGGTTCCGCGAAACCGGAGGCATGGGTTGGGCAGTTGAAGCCGGAGATCAGGACATGGCTCAGTGGAACACAGGGCTTGGCCTGGACACCAGCTATGCCTTCAGTTGCTCTTGGGGGGTGTTAGTGCCGTCGCTGAATCTAAGCGCCAACAGCCAATCCAGTAAAGATTACCGCCCCGTAGAATTTCATTTTATCGACGATGGCAGTGGTGCCGGGGATTTCACGTTGCTAACAGAAGGGGAAGACTCTCTGTTTTACCAATATGAAGTCAGTGCCGTCGCCGTCATGGCCGGTGGCGCATCTGCTTATTTCAGTTATCGCGGCACTGCAGAGTTCGATGACATAGAAAGTAACCAGATATCCCTGGGGGGGCGTTACGAGTTCTAA
- a CDS encoding glycosyltransferase: MSKTILMAWELGNEIGHLSQFAEMAAVFKTQGHRVVIALRDLSRTHFFFKQQGLPIIQAPVWLYPVQMQRPVFCMADILMTKGYLYHTTLQNLVEAWQALLDLVQPDLVVSEYAPTLRLALRGGTTPDVIMGAGFAEPAAGQPMLDMRPRPEADGVVQAQERNLLLTINQVLDALGKPPLDRYSDLFQPDLMVMKTLPELDIYQRDATAHYCLPVSRSRRPAAQWLDRPGKKVFVYGLPEHSQWSVLIDALKACNANVFLYSPGDRRQRVKAHDEGSFRLGVDVVNVPESLRQADLFVCHGDMHNLVQAACVGVPVLSLPMNLEQLLNSLNYQALSAGVCLQKVASVAAGVQIINQMLADDGLTAAAQRLAERAGDFDQIDAIEQVVERCLGLLP, from the coding sequence TTGAGCAAAACCATTCTGATGGCCTGGGAGCTGGGCAATGAAATCGGGCATCTGTCGCAGTTTGCAGAAATGGCTGCCGTGTTCAAAACCCAAGGGCATCGTGTGGTCATTGCACTGCGGGACTTGTCCCGAACACACTTTTTTTTCAAGCAGCAGGGCCTTCCGATTATACAAGCGCCGGTATGGTTGTATCCGGTGCAGATGCAGCGACCGGTGTTCTGCATGGCGGATATATTGATGACCAAAGGTTATCTGTATCACACCACATTGCAGAATTTGGTTGAGGCCTGGCAAGCCTTGCTGGATTTGGTGCAACCGGATTTAGTCGTGTCTGAATACGCGCCGACGTTACGGCTCGCGTTGCGGGGCGGCACGACACCGGATGTCATTATGGGAGCCGGTTTTGCCGAGCCTGCTGCGGGGCAGCCCATGTTGGATATGCGGCCCAGGCCTGAAGCGGATGGTGTCGTGCAAGCTCAAGAGCGCAATTTGTTGCTCACTATTAATCAGGTGCTGGATGCGTTGGGAAAACCCCCGTTGGATCGCTACTCTGATCTGTTTCAGCCTGACTTAATGGTGATGAAAACCCTGCCTGAACTGGACATTTATCAGCGTGATGCAACGGCCCATTACTGCTTGCCGGTATCGCGTTCACGCCGTCCTGCGGCGCAGTGGTTGGATCGGCCGGGTAAAAAAGTGTTTGTCTACGGACTGCCGGAGCATTCACAGTGGTCCGTGCTGATAGATGCATTAAAAGCTTGCAACGCCAACGTATTTTTGTACTCCCCAGGGGATCGGCGTCAGCGTGTTAAGGCCCATGACGAGGGTTCGTTCCGTTTGGGGGTGGATGTGGTGAATGTGCCGGAATCATTGCGCCAGGCCGACTTGTTTGTGTGTCATGGTGATATGCACAACCTGGTGCAGGCTGCCTGTGTTGGCGTGCCGGTGTTGTCATTGCCGATGAACTTGGAGCAGCTTCTGAACAGCCTCAACTATCAAGCCCTGAGTGCGGGGGTGTGTCTGCAGAAGGTTGCTTCGGTGGCGGCGGGTGTGCAGATCATCAATCAGATGCTGGCAGACGATGGCCTGACTGCTGCAGCGCAGCGGCTGGCGGAGCGGGCAGGGGATTTCGATCAGATCGATGCGATCGAACAAGTGGTGGAGCGCTGTCTGGGGTTGCTGCCTTAA